A genomic region of Herpetosiphonaceae bacterium contains the following coding sequences:
- a CDS encoding serine/threonine-protein kinase, whose amino-acid sequence MTVSRCLSCNAILNPNSRFCTGCGRQVVLRDRYRLVRELGRGGGGIVYEAFDLNVGRPCAIKEVSSATPAEQKQLEIEAGILAHYSTELPFIPSIFDRWSDNARTYLAMEYIQGQTLEQLLGQPWSVSQVEDFLRIMLACLSQLHAVSIVHRDIKPGNIICTPRGRYVLVDFGIAKHGASTMTMAASMGSLAYASPEQIQGKGTDARSDLYSLAATAYHLLTGQLGTPAYARQAGVALTPPSQIRIGVPAALEKTLLALLELDRDKRPSDAHEALQLLTAALPAPPPATPMPGSKTTIRFRAQNRTAVLVAMIGGICTIMAAVVAVLGNVIDNPGYGIQQSQFPPVSNPSPFFSPSPFESSEEPTPEEPAPNELALDFTLEDSSGSTVDLASVLENNSVVLVMYVGHT is encoded by the coding sequence ATGACTGTATCACGGTGCCTCTCCTGCAATGCGATTCTCAACCCCAACTCTCGGTTTTGTACTGGCTGCGGGAGACAGGTCGTTCTTCGTGATCGCTATCGATTGGTACGAGAGCTCGGACGTGGCGGAGGCGGCATAGTTTATGAGGCCTTCGATCTTAATGTTGGTCGGCCATGCGCGATCAAAGAGGTTTCATCTGCCACGCCTGCTGAGCAGAAGCAGCTAGAGATCGAAGCGGGCATTCTAGCCCACTACTCAACCGAATTACCCTTCATTCCCAGCATTTTCGATCGTTGGAGCGATAATGCAAGAACCTATCTGGCTATGGAATATATCCAAGGCCAAACCCTGGAGCAATTACTGGGACAGCCCTGGTCCGTCAGCCAGGTTGAGGATTTTCTCCGAATCATGCTTGCGTGTTTGTCGCAGCTCCACGCAGTTTCGATCGTGCATCGTGATATAAAGCCGGGGAATATCATCTGCACACCGCGCGGACGCTATGTATTAGTTGATTTTGGCATTGCCAAGCACGGCGCCTCAACGATGACCATGGCGGCCAGCATGGGATCGCTTGCGTATGCCTCGCCGGAACAAATTCAGGGAAAGGGGACCGATGCGCGCTCCGATCTGTATAGCCTGGCTGCAACTGCCTATCATCTGCTGACGGGCCAGCTTGGCACGCCCGCCTATGCTCGGCAGGCCGGGGTAGCGCTGACGCCGCCAAGCCAAATCAGGATCGGCGTGCCAGCGGCTCTGGAAAAGACCTTGCTCGCGCTGCTTGAGCTGGATCGGGATAAGCGGCCAAGCGATGCACACGAGGCGCTCCAATTGCTCACCGCTGCTCTACCAGCCCCGCCACCCGCTACCCCAATGCCTGGCTCCAAGACGACGATCCGATTCAGGGCTCAGAACAGAACCGCCGTGCTTGTTGCGATGATTGGTGGTATTTGTACCATTATGGCGGCTGTGGTTGCCGTTTTAGGCAATGTTATCGACAATCCTGGCTATGGAATACAACAGAGTCAATTCCCACCCGTTTCTAATCCCAGCCCGTTCTTTAGTCCGAGTCCGTTTGAGTCGTCGGAGGAGCCAACGCCGGAGGAGCCAGCGCCGAACGAGCTTGCGCTGGATTTTACATTGGAGGACAGCAGCGGCAGTACCGTCGATCTGGCTTCTGTATTGGAAAATAACAGCGTCGTGTTAGTGATGTATGTTGGACATACTTGA
- a CDS encoding HU family DNA-binding protein, with translation MQKTQFIAEVAERAGISKKQAKQIVDTALTIIAEELQQGERVVLTGFGTFEVRDRRERQGVNPQTKEPMTIGATRTPGFSASNSFKSVIRGTKSTQDLQREME, from the coding sequence ATGCAAAAGACTCAGTTCATCGCCGAGGTCGCAGAGCGCGCAGGCATTTCTAAAAAACAAGCCAAACAAATTGTCGATACCGCGCTCACCATTATTGCCGAAGAGCTTCAGCAAGGTGAGCGCGTTGTCCTGACCGGCTTCGGCACCTTCGAGGTCCGTGATCGCCGCGAGCGGCAGGGCGTCAATCCGCAGACCAAGGAGCCGATGACCATCGGCGCGACGCGAACGCCAGGCTTTTCCGCCAGCAACAGCTTCAAGAGCGTGATCCGGGGCACCAAGTCAACCCAGGATCTGCAACGCGAGATGGAATAG
- a CDS encoding peptidylprolyl isomerase, which translates to MATSQRWDKHPEMALDSSKDYYATFHTEKGTIRIKLFAQEAPITVNNFVFLARQGYYNGTTFHRVIKNFMIQGGDPTGTGTGGPGYRIKDEFHPRLRHDKPGILSMANAGPNTGGSQFFITHTPTPHLDNRHAVFGEVVEGMDVVNAIRERDPSRDPKPGDTIERIEIEEVARG; encoded by the coding sequence ATGGCAACTTCACAACGCTGGGACAAACACCCGGAGATGGCGCTCGACTCAAGCAAAGACTACTATGCGACGTTCCACACCGAGAAAGGCACGATCCGGATCAAGCTCTTTGCCCAAGAAGCGCCGATCACCGTCAATAACTTTGTCTTCCTGGCGCGGCAGGGCTACTACAACGGCACCACCTTCCACCGCGTGATCAAAAACTTCATGATCCAGGGCGGCGATCCCACCGGCACCGGCACCGGCGGCCCCGGCTACCGCATCAAAGACGAGTTCCATCCCAGGCTGCGCCACGACAAGCCCGGCATCCTGTCGATGGCGAACGCAGGCCCGAATACCGGCGGCTCGCAGTTCTTCATCACCCACACGCCGACGCCGCACCTCGACAACCGGCACGCGGTCTTTGGCGAGGTCGTCGAGGGCATGGACGTGGTCAATGCCATCCGCGAGCGCGATCCCTCGCGCGACCCGAAGCCGGGCGATACGATCGAGCGCATCGAGATCGAAGAGGTAGCGCGCGGCTAA
- the clpB gene encoding ATP-dependent chaperone ClpB yields MNIHQYNDKAREAIVEAQKLATEYGHPQIAPEHLLLALLRQNDGIVPEVVLRTGTDLIQLRRDVEAELDRLPKAYGSNIKPALSSRLTQVLNFAEAEARRMGDQLVSTEHQLIALIESRGPAGSLLLQLNLARDKVMQVINSLRGSFVVNSIVPDRQYPSLERFGRDLTALALLNKLDPVIGRDEEIRRTIQVLSRRTKNNPVLIGDPGVGKTAIVEGLAQRVVRGDVPEALKNKKIVALDLSSMVAGTKYRGEFEERMKAVINEAIGSNGYIILFIDELHTVVGAGAAEGGVMDAGNMLKPALARGELHAIGATTMDEYRKHIERDPALERRFQPVTVDEPGIEATISILRGLKERYETHHKVRITDDAIVAAAQLSDRYIADRFLPDKAIDLIDEAAAQLRMAITSDPAELDDLRRRIMQLEIERQALRRETNRDAQARLERIEHLLTGLGETQANLQLRLAAERAAIGRISQLKEQIEQTRVAIEQAQREYDYNRLAELQYGTLLQLQRDLDAEVQALDQQQERGALLREEVSAEDIAEVVAKWTGVPVSKLLLDEVERLRNMEQNLHQRVVGQDEAIRAVSSAVRRARARLHDPDRPLGSFLFLGPTGVGKTELARALAEFLFDDDHALIRLDMSEYMEKHSVARLIGAPPGYIGYTEGGQLTEAVRRKPFSVVLLDEVEKAHADVFNILLQVLDDGRLTDGQGRVVNFQNTVVIMTSNLGSHAIQQTLDDPETMRDEVLEALQSFFPPEFLNRVDDVTIFHPLSQAQIGEIVRLQLERVTSRLSDQKITIELTDAALRHLVKIGYDPRYGARPLKRAIQREILDILALELLDRRFRSGDTVLIDAERGELTFEALGTSSAADS; encoded by the coding sequence GTGAATATCCATCAGTACAACGATAAGGCGCGCGAGGCGATCGTCGAGGCGCAAAAGCTGGCGACTGAGTACGGGCATCCGCAGATCGCGCCGGAGCATCTGCTGCTGGCATTATTGCGCCAGAACGATGGGATCGTGCCCGAAGTGGTGCTCCGCACGGGAACCGATCTGATTCAGCTCCGCCGCGATGTCGAGGCCGAGCTGGATCGGCTGCCCAAGGCGTATGGCTCGAACATCAAGCCAGCCCTAAGCTCACGGCTGACCCAGGTGCTTAACTTTGCCGAGGCCGAGGCGCGGCGCATGGGCGATCAACTCGTTTCGACCGAGCATCAACTGATCGCGCTGATCGAGAGCCGGGGTCCGGCGGGTAGTCTGCTGCTCCAGCTCAACCTGGCACGCGACAAAGTGATGCAGGTGATCAACTCGCTGCGGGGCAGCTTCGTGGTGAACAGCATCGTGCCCGACCGGCAGTATCCGTCGCTCGAACGATTTGGCCGCGATCTCACCGCGCTGGCGCTGCTGAATAAGCTCGACCCGGTGATTGGCCGCGACGAGGAGATTCGCCGCACGATCCAGGTCTTGAGCCGCCGCACCAAGAATAATCCGGTGCTGATCGGCGATCCGGGCGTGGGCAAGACCGCGATCGTCGAGGGGCTGGCGCAGCGCGTGGTGCGCGGCGACGTGCCGGAGGCGCTCAAGAATAAGAAGATCGTGGCGCTCGATCTTAGCTCGATGGTGGCGGGCACCAAGTATCGCGGCGAGTTCGAGGAGCGCATGAAGGCGGTGATCAACGAGGCGATCGGCTCCAACGGCTATATCATCCTCTTCATCGACGAGCTGCATACGGTCGTCGGCGCGGGCGCGGCGGAGGGCGGCGTGATGGACGCGGGCAATATGCTCAAGCCCGCGCTGGCCCGTGGCGAGCTGCACGCGATCGGCGCGACGACGATGGACGAGTATCGCAAGCACATCGAGCGTGATCCGGCGCTGGAGCGGCGCTTCCAGCCGGTGACGGTCGACGAGCCCGGCATCGAGGCGACGATCTCGATCCTGCGGGGCCTCAAGGAGCGCTACGAGACGCATCATAAGGTGCGCATCACCGACGATGCGATCGTCGCGGCGGCGCAGCTCAGCGACCGCTATATCGCCGATCGGTTCTTGCCCGACAAAGCGATCGATCTGATCGACGAGGCGGCGGCGCAACTGCGCATGGCGATCACCAGCGATCCCGCCGAGCTTGACGATCTCAGGCGGCGGATCATGCAGCTTGAGATCGAGCGGCAGGCGCTCAGGCGCGAGACGAACCGCGACGCTCAGGCGCGTCTGGAGCGGATCGAGCATCTGCTGACTGGACTGGGCGAGACGCAGGCCAATCTTCAGCTCCGTCTGGCGGCGGAGCGCGCGGCGATCGGGCGGATCTCGCAGCTCAAGGAGCAGATCGAGCAGACCAGGGTGGCGATCGAGCAGGCGCAGCGTGAGTACGACTACAACCGGCTGGCCGAGCTACAGTACGGCACGCTGCTTCAGCTTCAGCGCGATCTCGATGCCGAGGTGCAGGCGCTCGATCAGCAGCAGGAGCGCGGCGCGCTGCTGCGCGAAGAGGTCAGCGCCGAAGACATCGCCGAGGTGGTTGCCAAGTGGACGGGCGTGCCCGTCTCGAAGCTGCTGCTGGACGAGGTCGAGCGGCTGCGCAACATGGAGCAAAACCTGCACCAGCGCGTCGTCGGGCAGGATGAGGCGATCCGAGCCGTGTCGAGCGCGGTGCGTCGGGCACGCGCCCGGCTGCACGATCCCGATCGTCCGCTCGGCTCGTTCCTCTTTCTCGGCCCGACCGGCGTCGGCAAGACCGAGCTGGCGCGGGCGCTGGCCGAGTTTCTTTTCGACGACGATCACGCGCTGATCCGCCTGGATATGTCGGAGTACATGGAGAAGCACTCCGTGGCGCGGCTGATCGGCGCGCCTCCGGGCTACATCGGCTATACCGAGGGCGGCCAACTGACCGAGGCGGTCCGGCGCAAGCCCTTCTCGGTGGTGCTGCTGGACGAGGTCGAGAAAGCGCACGCCGATGTGTTCAATATTCTGCTGCAAGTGCTCGACGACGGACGCCTGACCGATGGACAGGGCCGCGTGGTGAACTTTCAGAATACCGTGGTGATCATGACCAGCAACCTGGGCTCGCACGCGATCCAGCAGACGCTCGACGATCCCGAAACGATGCGCGACGAGGTGCTGGAGGCGCTTCAGAGCTTCTTCCCGCCCGAATTCCTGAACCGCGTCGACGACGTAACGATCTTCCATCCGCTCAGCCAGGCGCAGATCGGCGAGATCGTCAGGCTCCAGCTCGAGCGCGTGACGAGTCGGCTGAGCGACCAGAAGATTACGATCGAGCTGACCGACGCGGCGCTGCGGCATCTGGTCAAGATCGGCTACGATCCGCGCTACGGCGCGCGACCGCTCAAGCGGGCGATCCAGCGCGAGATTCTGGATATTCTGGCGCTTGAGCTGCTCGACAGGCGCTTCCGCTCCGGCGATACCGTGCTGATCGACGCCGAGCGCGGCGAGCTGACGTTCGAGGCGCTGGGCACGTCTAGCGCTGCCGATTCGTGA
- a CDS encoding DUF5107 domain-containing protein, with amino-acid sequence MHIRIVLLLLLVLLAATQALPMSAQSTSSSGFAASEFRNLWVRTDQPVASGSAGRSWVWGAAPADRRYERYADAPGGTRLVQYFDKARMEITNPGANRSSPWFVTNGLLVVEMISGRMQVGANVFAQAGPADAPIAGDPVGSPSAPSYRQLAPFTTIEGSNRAPSRIGQRISAVFNAGSIGDDPARALPETTIVRYEAATGHNVPRVFHEFMNASGPVIEGGRTVRRQVIDPLFAFGYPITEPYWARVSVGGQARDVLFQAFERRVLTYTPANPAAFRVEMGNVGLHYYRWRYGQSLTYAQPPFTLGVATRETSITIPTYDLSAALVPTAPGDPIYPYPRLDRSKIGPLQPRSYRAVIVENRFMELTFLPELGGRLYQAIDKATRQNIFYRNPVVKPSPFGQRGWWLGVGGLEWAAPTEEHGYLENVPWDLALSRRDGAVTARLTTTERQTGLGVAGSITLRPDEGRFAARMSVSNPTGEAKPLQMWTNATLSPGGTNTIGPGLRFSAPTDSMIVHATQDRDLPGPRGVIGWPLHNGRDLSRPANWSGYLGGFTPSPVGYLGAYDTALDSGAVVLHGTGTVGGKFFGFSRSFDKQLYTDGDSEYVELWSGAQPTFWDYPPLAPGTSRTFDTAWQPLFGIGDLSQATGDGAVGVVARPDGGRTVTVQASRIVANATVVIRRDGQEIFRSAALDLRPDQPLAIELPASAATGRLQIEAPGIDIVVP; translated from the coding sequence ATGCACATCCGAATCGTCCTGCTCCTCCTGCTCGTCCTGCTTGCCGCGACGCAAGCGCTGCCCATGTCGGCCCAGAGCACGAGCAGCAGCGGCTTTGCCGCTAGCGAGTTCCGCAACCTGTGGGTCCGCACCGATCAGCCGGTCGCCAGCGGCAGCGCGGGCCGCTCCTGGGTCTGGGGCGCGGCTCCCGCAGACCGCCGCTACGAGCGCTACGCCGACGCGCCCGGCGGCACGCGCCTGGTGCAATACTTCGACAAGGCGCGCATGGAGATTACCAATCCCGGCGCCAACCGCAGCTCGCCCTGGTTCGTCACCAACGGCCTGCTCGTCGTCGAGATGATCAGCGGGCGGATGCAGGTAGGCGCGAACGTGTTCGCGCAGGCCGGGCCTGCCGATGCGCCGATCGCCGGCGATCCTGTCGGCAGCCCATCCGCGCCATCGTACCGCCAGCTCGCGCCCTTTACCACGATCGAGGGCAGCAATCGCGCGCCGTCACGGATCGGCCAGCGCATCAGCGCGGTCTTCAATGCGGGCAGCATCGGCGATGACCCGGCCCGCGCGCTGCCCGAAACGACGATCGTGCGCTACGAAGCCGCCACCGGCCACAACGTGCCGCGCGTCTTCCACGAGTTTATGAACGCCAGCGGACCCGTGATCGAGGGCGGGCGCACGGTGCGCCGACAGGTGATCGATCCGCTGTTCGCCTTCGGCTACCCGATCACCGAGCCGTACTGGGCGCGGGTGTCGGTCGGCGGCCAGGCCAGAGATGTCCTGTTTCAGGCATTCGAGCGCCGCGTGCTGACGTACACGCCCGCCAACCCGGCGGCGTTCCGCGTGGAGATGGGCAACGTCGGGCTGCACTACTACCGCTGGCGCTACGGGCAATCGTTGACTTATGCTCAGCCGCCCTTCACGCTCGGCGTTGCTACCCGCGAGACATCGATCACCATCCCGACCTACGATCTGTCGGCGGCGCTGGTGCCCACCGCGCCCGGCGATCCGATCTACCCCTATCCGCGTCTGGATCGCAGCAAGATCGGCCCGCTTCAGCCGCGATCGTATCGCGCGGTGATCGTCGAGAATCGCTTTATGGAGCTGACATTCCTGCCTGAGCTAGGCGGGCGGCTCTACCAGGCGATCGACAAGGCCACACGGCAAAATATCTTCTACCGCAACCCGGTCGTCAAGCCCAGCCCCTTTGGGCAGCGCGGCTGGTGGCTTGGCGTGGGCGGCCTGGAGTGGGCCGCGCCGACCGAGGAGCACGGCTATCTGGAAAACGTGCCCTGGGATCTTGCGCTCAGCCGCCGGGACGGCGCGGTCACGGCGCGTCTGACGACGACCGAGCGACAGACTGGGCTGGGCGTCGCGGGCAGCATCACGCTACGGCCCGACGAGGGTCGCTTCGCCGCGCGAATGAGTGTGTCGAATCCTACGGGCGAGGCAAAGCCGCTGCAAATGTGGACCAACGCCACGCTGAGTCCCGGCGGCACGAATACGATCGGCCCCGGATTACGCTTCAGCGCGCCGACAGACAGCATGATCGTCCACGCCACGCAGGACCGCGATCTGCCGGGGCCGCGCGGCGTGATCGGCTGGCCGCTGCACAACGGTCGCGATCTGAGCCGCCCGGCCAACTGGAGCGGCTACCTGGGCGGCTTCACGCCGTCGCCGGTCGGCTACCTCGGCGCGTACGACACCGCGCTGGATTCCGGTGCCGTGGTGCTGCATGGCACCGGCACCGTCGGCGGCAAGTTCTTCGGCTTTAGCCGCAGCTTCGATAAGCAGCTCTACACCGACGGCGACAGCGAGTACGTCGAGCTGTGGAGCGGCGCGCAGCCGACGTTCTGGGACTATCCGCCGCTCGCGCCGGGCACGAGCCGAACGTTTGACACCGCCTGGCAGCCGCTCTTCGGCATCGGCGATCTCAGCCAGGCTACGGGCGACGGCGCGGTTGGTGTGGTGGCACGGCCCGACGGCGGACGAACGGTGACAGTTCAGGCCAGCCGCATCGTCGCGAACGCAACGGTTGTGATACGGCGGGACGGACAGGAGATCTTCCGTAGCGCGGCGCTGGATCTGCGTCCGGATCAACCGCTGGCGATCGAGCTGCCGGCGAGCGCGGCGACAGGCAGGTTGCAGATCGAGGCACCCGGCATCGACATCGTGGTGCCGTAG
- a CDS encoding redoxin domain-containing protein has translation MNQLGELEDYYDVFREKGAEIVAVAQQDIFEAQATVEKTGVSFPVLADPSGAVISKFGSAPSVFILDQDGNIVWSYEGEHSDDRPSISNLLSHIP, from the coding sequence ATTAACCAACTCGGTGAGTTGGAAGATTATTACGATGTTTTTAGAGAAAAGGGCGCTGAGATCGTGGCTGTTGCCCAACAGGACATCTTCGAAGCACAGGCAACCGTTGAGAAAACAGGAGTCAGCTTTCCAGTCCTTGCAGATCCGAGTGGAGCGGTGATTTCCAAGTTCGGGAGCGCGCCGTCGGTGTTCATTCTCGATCAAGATGGCAATATTGTTTGGTCGTATGAGGGCGAGCATTCGGATGATCGACCTTCGATTTCTAATCTCTTAAGCCATATTCCGTAG
- a CDS encoding transglycosylase domain-containing protein, with translation MASHSNRRNGHGNGHGPYRGPAMRRAANGGNGQRRYKAPPHVLRNVGSPYRRGARIFVYLLSALLLIAVLVPSIGAAGGGVYYAQTADELKPRLDKINEYKPFQTSRIFDRNGTLLYEFISTGRRDPVKLDQIADDLKNATIAIEDKNFWTNPGVDYMGIAKAFYRNYVSGETVSGASTITQQFIKLVVLTEAERQEGYQRKIKEAVLAQQLTDQYSKEQILEMYLNEIPYGNLAYGIQAAAKGYFGVDAKDLNLNQASLLAGIPQLPTLYNPMQYLENGRVLKGVQLKSGWLDPESPLPRGITPTRARQVDVLRQMVRNGMVKEDEARRAIAQDLEFADQQVSLRAPHFVFHVRQALENDPKIGPLLANQGGLNITTTLDLNIQEIAEREAKKRIEELEAEERNIHNAAVVIQQPGTGQILSMVGSIDYNAVKKTETEGEEGNVLDGNVNVATRERQPGSALKPFTYLSALVQGTLTPGSILWDVETRFPIRGGASDRNLKKCAPGADAFWFCPKNFDQKWHGPLRMREALANSLNIPAVLALKQASIRPTLDLLHKLGIGGLQREEGYYGLALTLGGGEVTLLDLTTAYNTLANDGRYVKAESILKITDRDGKVLRDFQAAPNEQVVDPRLVAIVRDFMGDNTARTPMFGRNNPLKLSRPVHAKTGTTDDFRDAWALGYTPYVTVGVWTGNNNNEKTERVESTQGGGIIWNRIMEALFADPKIDRFLRGEDLSKPLEFPSPETYGAVERKVCKIGGTFGQRTTEWFTPEMLDGDKGAECDLYRTVKVVRTTDGGYCLPQSGVSYGDQLVTMKVWNLPKSNDEEGIKVIDTEFSIGGDEDDLRGSAPSRTCSSDLVERPTPTPEPTPDAVQPTPQPGDPGSPGGPAPEPPSAPVARIPNLIGLGENQAKATLANLGVTNVLVDYQGQDRIGDLYNAFPPYAVVSHSPSAGTPIEPGMTVVLGVRAP, from the coding sequence ATGGCATCACACTCTAATCGCAGAAATGGACATGGCAACGGACACGGGCCGTATCGCGGCCCGGCGATGCGTCGCGCCGCAAACGGCGGGAACGGGCAGCGGCGGTATAAAGCGCCGCCACACGTGCTGCGGAACGTGGGCAGCCCGTACAGGCGCGGTGCTCGCATCTTCGTCTACCTGCTGAGCGCGCTGCTCTTGATCGCGGTGCTCGTCCCGTCGATTGGAGCGGCTGGCGGCGGCGTCTACTACGCGCAGACCGCCGACGAGCTCAAGCCTCGGCTGGATAAGATCAACGAGTACAAGCCGTTCCAGACGTCGCGGATCTTCGATCGGAACGGCACCCTGCTGTATGAGTTTATCTCGACAGGCCGCCGCGATCCGGTCAAGCTCGACCAGATCGCCGACGATCTGAAGAACGCGACGATTGCGATTGAGGATAAAAACTTCTGGACCAATCCGGGCGTCGATTATATGGGCATCGCCAAGGCGTTCTACCGCAACTACGTCAGCGGCGAAACCGTATCGGGCGCTTCGACGATCACGCAGCAGTTCATCAAGCTGGTGGTGCTGACCGAGGCCGAGCGCCAGGAGGGCTACCAGCGCAAGATCAAAGAGGCCGTCCTCGCGCAGCAGCTTACCGATCAGTACTCCAAAGAGCAGATCTTAGAGATGTATCTCAACGAAATTCCCTACGGCAACCTGGCCTACGGTATTCAGGCCGCAGCCAAGGGGTATTTCGGCGTGGATGCCAAAGATCTGAATCTGAACCAGGCGTCACTGCTGGCGGGCATTCCGCAGCTTCCGACGCTCTACAACCCGATGCAGTATCTTGAGAACGGTCGCGTGCTCAAGGGCGTCCAGCTCAAGAGCGGCTGGCTCGACCCGGAAAGCCCGCTGCCGCGCGGCATCACTCCCACCCGTGCCCGCCAGGTGGACGTGCTGCGCCAGATGGTGCGCAACGGCATGGTCAAAGAAGACGAGGCGCGCCGCGCCATCGCTCAGGATCTTGAGTTCGCCGACCAGCAGGTCAGTCTGCGCGCGCCGCACTTTGTGTTCCATGTGCGCCAGGCATTGGAGAACGATCCTAAGATCGGCCCGCTGCTCGCCAACCAGGGCGGCCTGAACATTACCACGACGCTCGATCTGAACATTCAGGAGATCGCCGAGCGCGAGGCCAAGAAGCGCATCGAGGAGCTCGAGGCCGAAGAGCGCAACATTCATAACGCCGCCGTGGTGATCCAGCAGCCCGGCACCGGGCAAATCCTGAGCATGGTCGGCTCGATCGACTACAACGCGGTGAAGAAGACCGAGACTGAGGGCGAAGAGGGCAACGTGCTCGACGGCAACGTCAACGTCGCCACGCGCGAGCGGCAGCCGGGGTCGGCGCTCAAGCCCTTCACCTACCTGTCGGCGCTGGTCCAGGGCACGCTCACGCCCGGCTCGATCTTGTGGGATGTGGAAACCAGATTCCCGATCCGAGGCGGTGCCAGCGATCGAAACCTCAAGAAGTGCGCGCCCGGCGCGGATGCCTTCTGGTTCTGTCCCAAGAACTTCGACCAGAAGTGGCACGGCCCGCTGCGCATGCGCGAGGCGCTGGCGAACTCGCTGAATATTCCGGCAGTGCTTGCGCTGAAGCAGGCCAGCATCAGGCCGACGCTCGATCTGCTGCACAAGCTGGGCATCGGCGGCCTCCAGCGCGAAGAGGGCTACTACGGCCTGGCGCTGACGCTCGGCGGCGGCGAGGTGACGCTGCTGGATCTGACCACCGCCTACAACACGCTGGCAAACGACGGGCGCTACGTCAAGGCCGAGTCGATCCTCAAGATCACCGACCGCGACGGCAAGGTGCTGCGCGATTTCCAGGCCGCGCCGAACGAGCAGGTAGTTGATCCCCGGCTGGTGGCGATCGTGCGCGACTTCATGGGCGATAACACCGCGCGAACGCCAATGTTTGGCCGCAACAATCCGCTCAAGCTGTCGCGACCGGTGCACGCCAAGACCGGCACTACCGATGATTTCCGCGATGCCTGGGCGCTCGGCTACACGCCCTATGTCACCGTCGGCGTCTGGACCGGCAACAACAACAACGAGAAGACCGAGCGCGTCGAAAGTACGCAGGGCGGCGGTATCATCTGGAACCGGATCATGGAGGCGCTCTTTGCCGATCCCAAGATCGACCGCTTCCTGCGCGGCGAGGATCTCAGCAAGCCGCTAGAGTTTCCCAGCCCGGAAACCTATGGCGCGGTCGAGCGCAAGGTCTGCAAGATCGGCGGGACGTTCGGGCAGCGCACCACCGAGTGGTTCACGCCCGAAATGCTCGACGGAGACAAGGGCGCCGAGTGCGATCTGTACCGCACCGTCAAAGTCGTGCGCACCACCGACGGCGGCTACTGCCTGCCGCAATCCGGCGTAAGCTACGGCGATCAGCTCGTGACGATGAAGGTCTGGAACCTGCCCAAGTCGAACGACGAGGAAGGGATCAAGGTCATCGATACCGAGTTTAGCATCGGCGGCGACGAGGACGATCTGCGCGGCAGCGCGCCCAGCCGCACCTGTAGCAGCGATCTGGTCGAGCGGCCAACGCCCACGCCGGAGCCAACGCCCGACGCGGTTCAGCCGACGCCGCAGCCGGGCGATCCGGGATCGCCCGGCGGACCAGCGCCGGAGCCGCCCTCCGCGCCGGTGGCGCGTATCCCGAACCTGATCGGCCTGGGCGAGAACCAGGCGAAGGCCACGCTGGCGAATCTTGGCGTGACCAACGTGCTCGTCGATTACCAGGGCCAGGATCGGATCGGCGATCTGTACAATGCGTTCCCGCCGTACGCCGTCGTCAGCCACAGCCCGTCCGCAGGCACGCCGATCGAGCCGGGCATGACGGTGGTGCTCGGCGTCCGCGCGCCGTAG